Genomic window (Staphylococcus debuckii):
GATGACTACGAGCCAGATAATTTCGTGTTGCGGAAAGTGTCTCGGTGTCAAATAATCGTCGATGAATACTTTCACGATATAAGGCGTGGCTACACTCGCTGCTGTAGAAATCGCCAACATACCGAAAGCTGCCGCAATCATCCATTTGAATGGGAAGGTATAACGGATTAAGCGCATTAAGACACGCCATTGATCTCGTGCGCTTAATTGATAATCGTAATGCGCTTTATTATGTCTCGGCATTAGAATCATCCCCTTCCTCTTGCGTGATATCATCGAGGTTACGTGTCAGTTCGTCACGTAATTGTTGCGATTGGTAAGTTTGGGCATACCAACCTTGATTGTGCAGCAGTTCTTCATGTGTTCCTTTTTCAGCAACAGTACCTTCATCCATCACGATAATCAAATCAGCATGACTCACCGCACTCATTCGATGTGCAGTTATAATATTCGTCTTGCCTTGACGTTCATTCTGCATATTGTCTAGAATATGTTCTTCGGTATCTGCATCGACTGCAGATAAAGAATCATCAAATATCAAGACTGGCGGATTCTGTATGACCGCACGCGCAATGGAAACACGTTGTTTTTGACCGCCGGATAAAGAAACGCCGCGCTCGCCGACAATTGTGTCATACCCTTTCGGAAAGTCTAGTATATCGTGATGTATATAACTTAATTGTGCAGCGCTTGCAACATTCTCTTCTTCCATGGCAGGGTCCGCAAAGGCGATATTCTCCTTAATAGTGGTAGAGAATAGGAAATTATCTTGCGGAACGTAACCGAACATCGCACGCAAATGGCGAATTTCATAATCACGAATTGGAATACCACCATAGGTAATGTCTTCTGGGCGCTTCGTATCAAACTCACGAACCAGCAAGCGTAATAAAGTACTCTTACCTGAACTTGTTCTGCCGACAATGCCCACAGTACTGCCTTCTTTGATGGTAAAATGAACCTCTTTGAGCGCAGGATGTTCTGCGTCTGGGAAGCGGAAACTTTCAATATTAAAAGTAATATCTCCAGAAGGATAGCCTTCCACCGTATAAGAGGTGTCGATTTCATTTTGCGTATTCACAATATCATCAATACGTTCGTAAGAGGCGTTGCCGCGTTGAATGATGTTGAAGAAAAAGCCGAGAGCGAGCAACGGCCATACCAGCATACCTAAATAAGTAGTTGCAGTAATCAGCTGTCCTAACGAAATTGTGTCATGGAAGATCATAAATGAACCGCAGACAATCGCTAAGAAATAACTTGTTCCGATGACCAGCATAATAGTTGGATCAAATAACGCATCAATTTGCGCGACCTTCAAATTCTTCTGCACTACATCATCACTAATATGTTTGAAATCTTTCTGGTCACTCTTTTCATAACCCATCGTTTTCGTTACTTTAATACCCGCAATACTTTCTTGCGTCTTATCATTCAAACGACTGAACGCTGCTTGCGCCTTCTTGAATCCCTTACTCATCAAGCGTCCGTAATAACTCGTTAAGATAACTAAAATCGGCATCGGCAGCATGATAATCAAAGTCAGCTTCCAATTAACCGTAATCGCCATCGTAATCAGAATCGAAGTTCCCGTAATCAATGAATCACTGATCATCAAAATACCTGGCCCTGCTGCACCTTGCACGGCATTAATATCATTAGTAGCATGCGCCATCAAATCTCCTGTACGTCTCTGTTGGAAAAATGAAGGACTCATCGAAGTATATTTCTCATATAAACGATTGCGTAGAATTTTGCCCAATTTATTACTCGTACCGAAAATCAACACGCGCCATGTATACCGTAAGACATAAGTCATAATCGCAGCACCGCTTAATAACAGCATATAAATCAGTAAATCATGGCCTGTCAATTTCTTTGTGCCAATCAAATCGATGGTCTTACCAATAATTTGAGGCGGTACCAATTGCACAAGCGCAATGCCTAACAAGACTAATAATCCTAATAAATATCTAGCCTTTTCCTGTTTAAAAAACCACTTTAGATTGATAAATACTTTCACGTAGCACGTCCCCCCCTTTTTATCTCATATTGGTGTAACGTATAAACTATCATATTTAATTAATACGGAATTCAGAATCTCCAGTATTTAAGACTTCAAGCGTACTATTCAAACCGCCCTCGGTTAAATTCTTAACCGCTTCACCTGTAAAGAACGCAATATGCGGCGACACTAATACATCATCTCGTTCAATCAGATGCAATAACACTTCATCTTGAACTACTTCTCCAGAATAATCTCTTCTATAATATTCCGCTTCATTTTCATACGTATCAATCACCGCGCCCGCAATTTTCTCACTATCCAAAGCCTTTAAGAAAGCTTGAGTGTCCACGACCATACCACGTGCCGCATTAACGAAAATCGTTTGCGCTTTGAAATGACGGAAGACTTCATCATCAAATAAATGATATGTCTCTTTATTGCCCGGAATATGCAATGTTACAATATCTGCTTGCGTAATTGCATCCAGCATACTCTCTTTATAATCCACAATATCTTCCATTTCAGGACGGCGCACCAAATCATAGCCTACCACACGGCAACCAAAACTATGGAATAAACGTGCTGAGATACTACCGATACGACCCACGCCGATAACCGCAACCGTCAAATCTTTGACTGTACGTGACATAATATCGCCTTTCCATCTGAAATCATGCGCCTGCACACGTTGTTGCACTAATGGAACTTGTCTGACAAAATACAACGCACCCATCACAGCATATTCAGCAATCGAGCTTGGAGAGTAACTAGGTACTGTCGTAATCAAAATGCCATTTGCCTTCGCTTTCTCCAAATCATACATATCAAATCCCGCACTGCGTTGGGCAATCTGCTTAATGCCATAAGACGCTAATATCTCAAGCAATTCAGAGTCGAACGGCCCATTATGACTTAAAGAAATGCCATCATACCCCTTCACTTCTTCAACATTCTCTTTCGTTAATGGCCCATGCTCATAATCCACTTCCACATTATGCGCTTGAACCCAATCCTTAATAAATTGTTCCTCATACGTTTCCACATCATACATTTTAATCTTAACCATCTAACCTCTCCCTTACTATGTATACCTCTTACTTACAACCCACTATCTATCTTTTCGGAAAAAAAGGCTTATAACCTTAATTATAACATTCAAACTAAATAAGCAGACACAAAATTCAGATAATTTTTCTGTAAAAAAGAGACCTCTTGAAAGGTCAGCAATCAAAAGAGTACCCCTCAAAAAGTCTCAGACAAACTATGTGATGTCACTTACATTACCCATTCCACAACTTCATCTTGTGATTGACGTGTTTTATCACGTTTAGGGTCTTCTTTACGATAACCGAATGCGACCATTACAGAAGGTAAGAAGTATTCTGAGTTCATGATACCTTCATCTTCAAGGAATTTAGTCATTTCTTTCATTTTAAACCCTTCCATTGGACATGAATCTACACCTAATAATGCTGCTGCAGTCATCATATTACCTAAAGCAATGTACGTTTGCTTGCTGGCCCAATCCCATAATGAACGCTCGCTTTCATAAAGATTCAAGTTGTCATTTTGGAAAGAAGTAAAGCCTTTAACCATATCTTCAAGCTTTTCGTCTGGTACTTTCTGAATATCAGTCAACATATGTCTGAAATATTCAGAGTCAGCTTTAACATTTCTACGTGCAAGAAGAATCACGAAATGACTTGCTGTTTCTAATTTGCCGATTGCACCTGGTGCAACTTCTCTTAATTTTTCACGCATCTCTTCATTTTGTACAACGACAAAACGCCATGGCTCAGAGCCGATAGAACTTGGTGACAAACGACCCGCTTCTAAAATTGTTTGAAAATCAGCATCGCTCACCTTTTTATCAGGATTAAATTGCTTTGTTGCGTGTCTGAAATTAAAAGCGTCTATAATAATTTGACGCATCTCTTTGTTATCCATGGAACCTCTCCTTAATTAGTGATATTCATAGTATAGAATACACCTCTCTCAGTTGAAAGGGATGTGTTTCTCTTATTGCTCAGCAAATTTCTCAACAAATCTTATATACGCGTCTGCATTGTCAGCAATAGTAGCGAAGTTTTCGATATCATCTGTATTATAGATAGCATGTATACCATAGTAATGGCCGCCTACCAAATTTATAACTGCTTTCAATGGTATCACAACTTCCTCAATCGAATAACCAATCGGACCAGAATGTTGATAATGATTTTCTGGTTGACCGCAAGAAATGGCTAAAGCAAAATGTTTACCTTTTAAAGCATCACCACCATCGAAAGCAAATCCATGTGTATATACTTCGTCAAACCACTTTTGTAATAATGGAGGATAATTCATCCAAAACATCGGATACTGAAATACAATATGATCATGTTCAGATAGTAATCGTTGTTCCTTCTCTACATCAATTTCTCCATTTGGATAAGTTTCATATAAATCATGAACCGTAACTAAGTCAGAACGCGACTGCAAAGTTTCTTTCCACGTTTGATTAACATGGGCAGATTGTATCTCTGGATGTGCAATAATCACTAGCGTAGACATATTCAATCATCCTTTCTATTTTTAAGCAAAATAAAATGAGAGGCTTCCCCAAGCCATCTCATTTTTGATTTGATATTTCGTTATTCCCCTTTTAATTCAATCATTAACTTTGCATAGTAAAAAATAAAGACGAGAATCATACTGATAGACATTGATTTCAAAAAGTTTTGTACAACTTCCCCAAAATCTACCAAATAATAAGTCAGTGTAGTGTTTGCAACAAAAGCAATTAAAATTAAAACTAATCTAAGTATCATATCTCATCAACCCCTTTTGACTAGTTTACCCATTAATGTCACAATTTTCAATCAATTTTTACGAATTATTTGAAATATTTGATAATTTTTACTAGAATACAAAAAAAGAACCGAGACAAAATTGTCTCAGTTCTTTGAATATCTTTATCTGATTGAATACATCGTTTTATGCAAATCGCATTACAATGTCTCTTATGACTTAACTTCAGCGTCGCCGAAGATTTTACGTTTAATCGCTTCACCAGTTGGAGTACCTGCTAATCCGCCTAAACCAGTTTCACGTAATTCTGCTGGTAAGTTACGGCCGATTTTGCCCATTGCTTCGATAACTTCATCAACTGGAATTCTGCTTTCTACACCTGCTAATGCTAAGTCAGCAGAAATCAATGCGTTACCTGAACCGATTGCATTACGCATTACACAAGGGATTTCAACTAAACCAGCTACTGGGTCACATACAAGACCAAGCAAGTTACTTAAAGAAATGGCTAAAGCATGACCAGAAGCTTCTGGTGAGCCTCCGAAAATTTGAACAGCTGATGCTGCTGCAATCGCTGATGCTGAACCAACTTCAGCTTGGCAACCACCTGTTGCGCCTGCAACACTTGCATTGTTTGCAACAACACGGCCGCAAATTGAAGCTGAGAATAAGAAGTCGACCATTTGATCTTCTGTTAGACCATGTGTGTCTTCTAATTTAAACAACGTTCCAGGAATTGTACCTGAAGAACCAGCTGTAGGAGTAGCACAAATGATACCCATTGCTGCATTCACTTCGTTAGTTGCAACTGCGCCCATAACCGCTTGCATCATTTCATTACCTGAAAGTGAATGATTGTTTTCATTATAGTTTTTAATTTTAATGGCATCTTGACCAGTATACCCTGTTACACTTTTAACGCCTTCGCCAGTTGTCCCTTTTTTAACTGCGTCGCGCATTACTTCCAAGTTTTGTTTCATTTGTTCACGAACTTCTTCTCTTGATTGTCCGCTTCGTTCCATCTCATCTTGGATCATAATTTCTGCGAAACTCATGTCATGTTTATTCGAGTAATCAATGATTTCTTGAATAGTATCAAACATAATTACACCTCTTTATTTAATATATGCAAAGTTTAAGTCGCTATATTTTTCTCTCATTTTATCTAATACATCTTCGCTAAGTGCTTTGTTTAGGTGCATTGCAATTAAGCAACCTTCTTGATTGATCGTCTTAATTTCTTCGTTAATATCTGCACCGTTTTCAATTAAATCATTAATCAAATGATTAATTGTAGCATTATCCGTAGGCCCATCTACTTCTAAAATAGGTAAACCATGGTTCATTAAGATACATTGACCATTTACGTTAATACTTTTAATTTTAATTGTTCCGCCACCGATTGAAATACCGTTCACTTCAATGTGACGATCGCCGCTATCAGCTTTAATTAACGCACAGTTAGGATGTTCTCCTAAACTTTTGCCTGATTCTTCGATAAATTTAATTTTAATACCTTCATCTTTAGCAATTTCAACTGAATTTTTAATACGTTCATCAAAGGTACTATAACCTAATAATCCACCAATGATAGCTACGTCAGTACCATGACCTAAATGTGTTTTTGCGAAAGATTCATAGTAATGAATTTCAATGTTTTCTGGTTCGCCTTGCAGTACTGTTCTTCCTGCGTTACCAATTTTTACTGCGCCTGCTGTATGTGAACTAGAAGGTCCCATCATTACAGGTCCGATGATATCAAATGCGCTCTGGAAATCCTTTTTTCTTGCCATAGCGTAGAGTCATCTCCTTATCTATTTGTTAGAAACGAAATATTAGTTTGCTTGAGTTGATGTTTTACGTCCTGGTAATTTTTCACTAAGTTTATTGAAATTGATTTTATTGATAAGTTTAGCCAAGATCCAACCAAGTATAATACTTGTAATGGCAACAGCAACAATACCGATAATACTAGGGATTGGTTTGTTGAAACCGAATAATACAACTGCACCAGCTATTGGTGTAGCCATACCCGTTACGTTGATTACTAAACCAACGGCAGTAACGATGATTGCATTGAATACGCCTATAATCGCATTGGCACCATAGAGTTGTATTGGATATTGGGCGATAGTATCGATTTGAGTAAGGGGTTCAATTGCAACGGCAAACGCTTTACCAAGATTACCGATTTTCAATCCTCTGAATAACATGAAGTTCGCAAATGAAGCACCTGTACATGTTAATGCACCGATTGCCATTGGAACGCCAGTTAATCCTAGCAAGCTTGTTAATACCATTGAACTTAAAGGAGTCATACCTACCACTGGAATGATCAATCCTAAAATAACTGCTAATGCATATGGGTTATTGTCTCCAACTGCTGTAATCGCACCACCGATTTATTTTCCGTTGACTACTATAACACTTTGCAAATCAAGTTTAAACCAACTATTTGCAAGAATTTGTTGGGAAAACCGAGTACATCCCTTGGCATTGTAAGCGTTTGTCTTGTATAGACATCTAAAAAGTTCTAATATACTGAAATTTACGAACTTTATCCTATATTTAACTCACCTTAAATACTTCTTAACATAACTGTGTAATGCTAAGAGTGAAGAGATTATTTGATAAGTTATTATCTTAATCACTTTCTTCATTCATAGGTTGATATTTTTTGTCTACCTCATCCTGCCGATCCAACATACCGAAATCACAACAATGGATGACCAGACACTTTCATTTTGGAATAGGAGTGTTGTTCGCATGGTAATGAAGTTAAGTACAAAGAAATGCTTGCTTCATGTTTCTACAATCGCATTAAGCGGTTTATTATTTACTAATACGTCTGGAGTGATGAATGCTGCTGAAAGCAATGATATCTCAAACCAACAATCCGCTGAGCAATCCGCTTTGGTTACAAACACTGATACGACAAAGCAAAACACTGATTACGCAAATTCAGCTCACGTGGCTGACGCTAATACAGATGAATCCGCTTCGTCTCCTCTCAAGCAAACTGCAAACTCTAATGCAGGAACCCATTCAAATACAGAGGGAAGCGTTTCAACAAATGCTGATCAGTCAACCAACAGCCAGCAAGCGACTCAAAAGAAAGAGATGCAGCAACCAGCAGCAACTCATGAAAATCAAGCAGGGAAAGATGATAGCGCAAAATCTCAAAGCGAAGCCTCATCATACTCTGACTTGCCAGAAGCAGGACACGTTGACCATCCAGAACAGGGTGCTGTCATAGCCATTATTATCGGTATCGTAGTTTCAACTATTGCGTTGATTAAAACACGCAGACAAAGTATAAAGAAATAAAACTCAACTAAAAATTTAAGTATTATTTCTAATTTAACGGTATATTTTATCCTTAATATCACCCAAAAACCCTTAACATTCAAAAAGAACCAAAACGTTTAACTTCCCTTTCATCAAACGTTTTGGTTCTTTTCTTATTTCAAATATTTATTGGCTTGAATCTCTAATTATCACTTGAGAAACCAGCCAATCTGATTTTATTTTAGTAGTTTCACCTTCGAAGAATTTTTGCAACTGTTTAAAAATAGAAGCACCGATTTCATTTGCAGCAACACCCACAGCAGTTAATTGAGGTTGAGTTGCTGTATTCCAACTGTTTTCTTCTAAAGTTACAATTGCAATATCTTCTGGTACCTTCAATCCTTTACGATGCAATGCATGTAAAACACCGTTTAACAAAGCATGATTTGCAGTAATAAGCGCAGTCGGCAATTTACCGCTATTGAATACTTGTTCGACAGCTTCACTGCCGTAGTTCTCAGTCGCATTCATACTTAAATCTGTATATTGATACGTAATTAAACGTTCATCCATGCTTAAATCATAATCTTCCAAAGCAGCTTTATACCCCATTCTGCTATCAGCAGCTGTGCTGGTTTCTGGATTGCCTAATAGTAGACCAATCACTTTATGCTGCTGTCTTAATAAGTGCTCTGCTGCCTTGTATGCTGAATCCTCATGATTCAATCCAATATAGGGTAAAGATTCATCCTCTATATGGTTATCAATAATCAGCATCGGAATATCACGCCATCTCTGTGCAATACGCATCTGTGCAGACACTGGAGAAACAATGATACCGTCTACTTGCTGGGAAACAAACCAATCAATTAATTCATCTTGACGCGCTGCATTTTCATTTGAAGCCATTGCAATAATGCGAATAGATTCGGATCCTTCTTGATGTTCAATTGCATCAATAATAGAAGCGTAATAAGCATCATGTCTTGGAATAATAAATGCAATCGTCTTGGTTTGCTCTCCTCTCAGAGATTGTATATAACGACTCGGTTCATAGCCGAGCATTTCTAATGCTTCTACTACTTTATCTCTGGCACTATCACTAGCTACATGCCGCTTATCTTCCAATATCTTGTTAACCGTTGCGATAGATAAACCTGAAATTCTAGCAATATCATGTAATGTAGGTTGTGATTTTTTCATTTTAAAAACTTCCTCACTTTATTTTACTGAAAATTAACTTTTAAGACTGCCCGCACTCTTAAATCTTTACTTTTTATTCATTATCTTGTTCTACACAAGACAATTCGAACTCTAACCAATTGACAATATCTGAAAGTAACATACCACGATAGGAGGTTACATTCAGCAACTCATGATTCAAGCCATCATAAATACGTAAAGATTTGTGTGTAGTATCTGCTTCTTTATAAAATTGAATGGCATCATCTGAACTGACTACTTTGTCGTCCCCACCATGCATAATCAGTACACGATCAGTAAACTGCTTATAATTAATATGAATTTCATGCAGACGTTGGCGGAAATTTTGAATCATCCGTTGTTTTTGTACACTTTCCATTCCCTTATCTTCTTCCTCATTAGAAGATTCATCTCCGGCATCATCTCTCAATAAAGGTTGTCCAGTCGGAGATAAACCTCCGCAAGATACAAAGCCTAATACTTCATCCGGATGCTTAATACCGAACATCGCTGCAATAGATCCTCCGACACCATGACCTAATATAAACACTTCACCCGGCAATTGCTTTTTCACATAATCTACTACGGCTTTTAAATCTTCCACTAAAATATCTATACGCTCATGTAATTCTTTAATTCCTGAAGTATTAGAATGGCTACGTTGGTCATACCGTATCACATTAAAATCATATTCATTAAAGAAAGCTGTTACTTCATCGTAATCATCCAACTCTTCAGTCAAGCCATGCACCACTATCAAATTCGCAATTGGACTTTCCCCTAAACTGATTTTGGCATATAAATTTGTAGAGTCGAATGATGAAATATAATTAATATCAGACACAAATAACAACCTCTCTCTCAATTTTGTCGTTTATACTTTATTTACCCCAACCTAATATAGAAAATACACACATTTGCTTATTAACTCCAAAGGTCATCGTAATTATTTTACATTACCTTCATTGGAGGATTAAAATAAGAAAGTCATCTACAAAAAAACTACTTTTGTTGTTTAATTAATAAAGTTTAACAAATGGATTGATATTAGGTACATTATTAGAATTCAAAAATAACATCAAGGATTTCACCTAATAATCGTGAAAGAAGGAATAATGTGAACACTAAATTTTCACAATGGAGTTGGCTGCCATATGTCAGTATTGTCTGCCTACTTCATATTATCGGCTTTGTATGCTTGTGGATTGCTGCGAAAGATGCACATATTCTTTTAGCCATGGGGTTACTTGCTTATACGCTGGGCCTGAGACATGCGTTTGATGCAGACCATATAGCGGCCATTGATAATACAGTGCGTAAATTGTTGCAGCAAAGAAAGGATCCCGCAGGCGTAGGTTTTTATTTTTCTATCGGACATTCTACTGTGGTCTTTATCATGGCAGTTTTACTTGGAATTTCCGTCCACTGGGCAAAAAGTCAATTGCCTCATTTCCAAGAAATCGGCGGCACAATTGGTACGATAGTCTCTGGAGTCTTCTTGTTATTAATCGGTATCTTAAATTTAATTATCTTAGTGTCACTCGTTAAATTATTTACAAAACTTAAAGAGCAGAAAGTCAGCCATCAAGAGCTAGATCAGTTGTTAGATTCAAGAGGATTCTTTACCCGCTTCATTGGTCCATATTTCAAATTGATCAACCAAAGTTGGCATGTTTTACCGCTTGGCTTTTTATTCGGCTTAGGATTTGACACTGCGAGCGAAATTGCTTTACTAGCATTGTCTTCAGGTGCTTCTCAGCATGCTATCTCCTTTATAGGCATTATTTCCTTGCCTATTCTATTTGCAGCAGGCATGAGTCTACTAGACACCTTAGATGGCATCTTAATGAAGTCTGCCTACAATTGGGCATTTCTAAATCCAGTCCGCAAGATTTACTATAATATCACAATCACTGCAGTATCAGTTATCGCTGCCCTTATAATCGGAATGATTGAATTGCTGCAAATTATGGGTGATAAGTTCCACTTCCAAGGTGCATTCTGGCAACTTGTTCAGTCTATGAAATTTGACTATATTGGCTATATTCTCGTAGCCGTCTTTATTTTAACTTGGTTCATATCAACTTTGATTTGGAAACTAAATCACTTTGATGAAAAAAGTTCCTCATAGAGCCCTAGCTGCTTAAAATACTAATTGCACTAGCAACATATAGACAATAGTACCTCCAGCAATAGAAATCAGCATATTACGCTTGATCAGATGCAAGCCGACCAGCACACCTATAGCAATCAATTCTGGAATTCCGTGACTGCCAGACATAATAGGAGTCTTGCGTAAAGCATAAACGACTAAGAAACCAAATACAGCTGCTGGCAAAACTGCACCTAAATATTGCACATATTTAGGTGTTTCTTTATTTTTAGAAAAAATCATGAAAGGCAGAAAACGTGTTAACATCGTGCCTAATACGACGACGCCGATTGTAATAATTTGCTGTGTCAATGTCATCTTAAGCCACACCCTTTCTAGCAAAATAACCTCGTAAAAGCGATAGTACAATTACGATTAAAATCATAGAAGGCAAGATAAATTGATTAGGACCGAATAGCACCAAACAGATGATAGGAATAACTAATCCAATTAATGAACTGACATGATTCTTTTCTTTCAACCAAGATTCTAAAAAGATAACGACAAAGAGTGCTACCATCACAAAATCTAATCCCTTAGTATCGAACTTAATCATGACACCGAACAAACTGCCTACAGTAGTTCCAAAAAACCAATACAATTGGTTCAATAATGTGACATAGAACATAAACAAACCACGGTCTACATTCTTCGGTATGTTCGCCATACTATTAATTACAAATGTTTCATCGCACATTCCAAATATCAAATAAGGTTTTTTAGCGCCTGTCCCTTTAAACTTATCCAACATAGAAATACCGTAAAACAGATGTCTGGAATTCAACATCAAAGTTAAGATGAAAGCACTGAAAGGATTAAACGGCGCAAGCAATAAACTACCCGCTACAAATTCCATAGAGCCCGCAAATATCAGTAAACTCATTAACATGGCATAAATAGGAGGAAATCCTAAAGAATGCATATAAATACCATAAGCCATACCTATAAAGGTGAATCCAGCAAAGATAGGAATCGTTTGAGGGAAAGCCGCTTTTAAAGCGGTAATATGTGAATGTTGCTTCTGTGTCATTTCTATCATGCCTCTTTTCAAATATGTAAAAAAAGAGCTGAGACATATACGCAAGAATGTCTCAACCTATATTATAGGAATAGTGAAATGAAGAGCGGTGGCTCAAAGCGTTCGCTCTAATAGCTGTATCTCTTCAAACCTGCTTCCTATTATCGAAATAAAATAATGCTTAAATGTTTCTAAAGATTTCTGGAACTGGTGTAATTTTCTGTTCTTGAATATTATAGAAACCGCCATATTGTTTTCCAGTAGCATGCACCTTATCACCAGAGGCGATTTCAAATTCAAACGTCCATTTTAAACGGCTCATCTTAGTA
Coding sequences:
- a CDS encoding branched-chain amino acid transporter permease — encoded protein: MTLTQQIITIGVVVLGTMLTRFLPFMIFSKNKETPKYVQYLGAVLPAAVFGFLVVYALRKTPIMSGSHGIPELIAIGVLVGLHLIKRNMLISIAGGTIVYMLLVQLVF
- a CDS encoding HoxN/HupN/NixA family nickel/cobalt transporter; translation: MNTKFSQWSWLPYVSIVCLLHIIGFVCLWIAAKDAHILLAMGLLAYTLGLRHAFDADHIAAIDNTVRKLLQQRKDPAGVGFYFSIGHSTVVFIMAVLLGISVHWAKSQLPHFQEIGGTIGTIVSGVFLLLIGILNLIILVSLVKLFTKLKEQKVSHQELDQLLDSRGFFTRFIGPYFKLINQSWHVLPLGFLFGLGFDTASEIALLALSSGASQHAISFIGIISLPILFAAGMSLLDTLDGILMKSAYNWAFLNPVRKIYYNITITAVSVIAALIIGMIELLQIMGDKFHFQGAFWQLVQSMKFDYIGYILVAVFILTWFISTLIWKLNHFDEKSSS
- a CDS encoding AzlC family ABC transporter permease — its product is MTQKQHSHITALKAAFPQTIPIFAGFTFIGMAYGIYMHSLGFPPIYAMLMSLLIFAGSMEFVAGSLLLAPFNPFSAFILTLMLNSRHLFYGISMLDKFKGTGAKKPYLIFGMCDETFVINSMANIPKNVDRGLFMFYVTLLNQLYWFFGTTVGSLFGVMIKFDTKGLDFVMVALFVVIFLESWLKEKNHVSSLIGLVIPIICLVLFGPNQFILPSMILIVIVLSLLRGYFARKGVA